A single region of the Archangium lipolyticum genome encodes:
- a CDS encoding DUF5683 domain-containing protein, translated as MSRPGIAAILSFFIPGLGQIYNGDILRGLFWLIITPGFWLGTGGCLGWVCHLVSAATAHNRAEDKEKGVRVRVV; from the coding sequence ATGTCCCGCCCTGGTATCGCCGCTATCCTGTCTTTCTTCATCCCCGGACTGGGTCAGATCTACAACGGGGACATCCTCCGAGGTCTCTTCTGGCTCATCATCACGCCGGGCTTCTGGTTGGGCACCGGCGGATGCCTCGGGTGGGTGTGCCACCTCGTCTCCGCGGCCACGGCGCACAACCGCGCCGAGGACAAGGAGAAGGGGGTGCGCGTCAGGGTCGTGTAG
- a CDS encoding HAD family hydrolase, with amino-acid sequence MPPRAALFDLDGTLLDSLHDIGAAMNHALTTHGLPVHPLADYRHFVGEGVQVLVSRAVPREHERLREPVLATYRAFYAEHMMDHTRPFPGVREVLERLVGEGVKLAVLSNKPDAATRRLVAALLPDVPFGAIYGERAGVPRKPDPTAALGIAAELGVEPGDCAFVGDTAVDMDTARAAGMYAVGVTWGFRDVEELQSHGARALARTSDELLQALLGAPRAATRP; translated from the coding sequence ATGCCTCCTCGCGCCGCTCTCTTCGACCTGGATGGGACGTTGCTGGACTCGCTGCACGACATCGGCGCGGCGATGAACCACGCGCTCACCACCCACGGGCTGCCCGTCCACCCGCTCGCCGACTACCGCCACTTCGTGGGCGAGGGCGTCCAGGTGTTGGTGTCCCGTGCCGTTCCCCGCGAGCACGAGCGCCTGCGCGAGCCGGTGCTGGCCACCTATCGCGCCTTCTACGCCGAGCACATGATGGACCACACCCGTCCCTTCCCGGGTGTGCGCGAGGTGCTCGAGCGGTTGGTGGGCGAGGGAGTGAAGCTGGCGGTGTTGAGCAACAAGCCGGATGCGGCCACGCGCCGGCTGGTGGCGGCCCTGCTGCCGGACGTGCCTTTCGGTGCCATCTACGGTGAGCGGGCCGGAGTTCCACGCAAGCCAGACCCCACGGCCGCGCTCGGGATTGCCGCCGAGCTGGGCGTGGAGCCCGGGGACTGCGCCTTCGTCGGCGACACGGCGGTGGACATGGACACCGCGCGGGCCGCCGGCATGTACGCCGTGGGCGTCACCTGGGGCTTCCGCGACGTGGAGGAGCTCCAGTCCCACGGGGCCCGGGCGCTCGCCCGGACGTCGGACGAGCTGCTCCAGGCCCTGCTCGGCGCGCCTCGCGCCGCTACACGACCCTGA
- a CDS encoding ExbD/TolR family protein: MAIKAPGKRYGKRLQHSKVFGHGAAHGKHGGNADVLITPLVDMFVIIVLFLIANFSATGEVLMMTKDIQLPEATNVKEVEMHPVVMVSGEEVSISGNVVGRVQDLVKEEYLNIPALEEKLRDMKKQFEDLHSMAEGNTNAFKGDVNIQAHKDVEFAIIKRVMFSCASAGYNNINFATLQKGDASAGEPTAAKTE; this comes from the coding sequence ATGGCCATCAAGGCTCCCGGTAAGCGCTACGGCAAGCGCCTGCAGCATTCCAAGGTGTTCGGCCACGGCGCGGCCCACGGCAAGCACGGCGGCAACGCGGACGTGCTCATCACCCCGCTGGTCGACATGTTCGTCATCATCGTGCTCTTCCTCATCGCCAACTTCTCGGCGACGGGCGAGGTGCTGATGATGACCAAGGACATCCAGCTCCCCGAGGCCACCAACGTCAAGGAGGTGGAGATGCACCCGGTGGTGATGGTGTCCGGAGAGGAAGTCTCCATCTCCGGCAACGTCGTCGGCCGGGTTCAGGACCTGGTGAAGGAGGAGTACCTCAACATCCCCGCGCTGGAGGAGAAGCTGCGGGACATGAAGAAGCAGTTCGAGGACCTCCACTCCATGGCCGAGGGCAACACCAACGCCTTCAAGGGTGACGTGAACATCCAGGCCCACAAGGACGTGGAGTTCGCCATCATCAAGCGCGTGATGTTCAGCTGCGCCAGCGCCGGCTACAACAACATCAACTTCGCCACCCTCCAGAAGGGTGACGCCTCGGCGGGCGAGCCCACGGCCGCCAAGACGGAGTAG
- a CDS encoding ExbD/TolR family protein — MAGGMDLGGGKGKKSLDVAINLTPFIDLMAVTISFLIMTAVWTQIGRLQVAQAGGPATDEEQKQEEQTKTVQLTLFVTPTELRLAADQSEFPPIEAKRGSNGKLDLAPLVARFKELKAQFPDQSAITLQTEDKVRYEDLVRIIDQCIGAGLPQVSVSAIMG; from the coding sequence ATGGCCGGCGGAATGGATCTCGGGGGAGGTAAAGGCAAGAAGTCGTTGGACGTTGCCATCAACCTCACCCCGTTCATCGACCTGATGGCGGTGACCATCAGCTTCCTCATCATGACGGCGGTCTGGACACAGATCGGCCGTCTCCAGGTGGCACAGGCGGGTGGACCCGCCACGGACGAGGAGCAGAAACAGGAGGAGCAGACCAAGACGGTCCAGCTCACGCTCTTCGTGACGCCCACCGAGTTGCGGTTGGCGGCGGATCAGAGCGAGTTCCCGCCCATCGAGGCGAAGCGGGGTTCCAACGGCAAGCTGGACCTGGCGCCGCTGGTGGCCCGCTTCAAGGAGCTCAAGGCGCAGTTCCCGGATCAGTCAGCCATCACGCTGCAGACCGAGGACAAGGTCCGTTACGAGGACCTGGTGCGCATCATCGACCAGTGCATCGGTGCCGGACTGCCCCAGGTCTCGGTGTCCGCCATCATGGGTTAG
- a CDS encoding MotA/TolQ/ExbB proton channel family protein, translating to MNLGFLTNLTVLANAGGAERSLFEEIAKRWEAGQWGMYPIATCLVFALAIMIERGIVLFGKASINKDAFLRGLKKHIYAGDLDKAINYVAGQKQTPLTQVIKAGLMNVPKGEEEVQAALDEASLRETPKIEARTGYLAMLGNAAMLAGLLGTVSGLISCFEAVANVNPADKATILANGISEAMNCTGFGLLTAIPAVIAFSILSGRATALVNDINETSVAVLNLIVNNRDKFKNATVSASSREVEE from the coding sequence ATGAACCTGGGGTTTTTGACGAATCTGACCGTCCTCGCCAATGCCGGCGGCGCTGAGCGCTCTTTGTTCGAGGAGATCGCCAAGCGCTGGGAGGCGGGCCAGTGGGGTATGTACCCCATCGCCACCTGCCTCGTGTTCGCTCTGGCCATCATGATCGAGCGAGGCATCGTGTTGTTCGGCAAGGCGTCCATCAACAAGGACGCCTTCCTGCGCGGCTTGAAGAAGCACATCTACGCCGGTGACCTGGACAAGGCCATCAACTACGTGGCCGGCCAGAAGCAGACGCCGCTCACCCAGGTCATCAAGGCCGGCCTGATGAACGTTCCCAAGGGCGAGGAGGAGGTCCAGGCCGCCCTCGACGAGGCCAGCCTGCGCGAGACGCCGAAGATCGAGGCGCGTACCGGTTACCTCGCCATGCTCGGCAACGCGGCGATGCTCGCCGGTCTGCTCGGAACGGTGTCCGGTCTGATCTCCTGCTTCGAGGCCGTGGCCAACGTGAACCCGGCCGACAAGGCCACCATTCTCGCCAACGGTATTTCCGAAGCCATGAACTGCACCGGCTTCGGTCTGCTCACGGCCATCCCGGCGGTTATCGCCTTCTCCATCCTCTCCGGCCGCGCCACCGCGCTCGTCAACGACATCAACGAGACGAGCGTCGCGGTGCTCAACCTCATCGTCAACAACCGCGACAAGTTCAAGAACGCCACCGTCTCGGCGTCCTCCCGCGAGGTGGAGGAGTAG
- a CDS encoding GspE/PulE/PilB domain-containing protein — translation MARKRIGELLLERGAITPAQLEAALQAQQHSRQRLGVALVSLGAITEKTLSHALSEALGVPVMDLMARQPDWSAIHLLRARFCEQHDLFPVALETVGGRRLLVVAMADPLDSAAIQEMEFTTGLKVSPRVAPLSAVRGAIQRYYHRAAQGTAAAAPAASEAVPEALEDDVEEIIVGEELPPGENTRRVSLEQLIQEREQQRRARRDQVKPSSAKRAGDISAELDSLFGEVVPPTPEPLDPVEELERKFWALMRIMARKGLLTKEEFTRELDDES, via the coding sequence ATGGCCAGAAAGCGGATCGGCGAGCTGCTCCTGGAGCGGGGGGCGATCACTCCGGCCCAGCTCGAGGCCGCGCTCCAGGCACAGCAACACTCGCGCCAGAGGTTGGGCGTCGCGCTGGTGTCCCTGGGTGCGATCACCGAGAAAACCCTTTCGCACGCGCTGAGCGAAGCACTGGGCGTGCCAGTGATGGACCTGATGGCCCGCCAGCCGGATTGGAGCGCCATCCACCTGCTGCGCGCGCGCTTCTGCGAGCAGCATGACCTGTTCCCCGTGGCCCTGGAGACCGTGGGCGGGCGCCGGCTGCTGGTGGTGGCCATGGCCGACCCGCTCGACTCCGCCGCCATCCAGGAGATGGAGTTCACCACCGGGTTGAAGGTGAGCCCCCGGGTGGCCCCGCTGTCCGCCGTGCGCGGCGCCATCCAGCGCTACTACCACCGGGCCGCCCAGGGCACCGCGGCGGCCGCTCCGGCGGCCTCGGAGGCCGTCCCCGAGGCGCTCGAGGACGACGTCGAGGAGATCATCGTCGGCGAGGAGCTTCCTCCCGGGGAGAACACCCGCCGCGTGTCGCTCGAGCAGCTCATCCAGGAGCGGGAGCAGCAGCGGCGGGCCAGGCGGGACCAGGTGAAGCCCTCCTCGGCGAAGCGGGCCGGAGACATCAGCGCCGAGCTGGACTCGCTGTTCGGTGAGGTCGTTCCCCCCACGCCCGAGCCGTTGGACCCCGTGGAGGAGTTGGAGCGCAAGTTCTGGGCGCTCATGCGCATCATGGCTCGCAAGGGACTCCTCACGAAGGAGGAGTTCACCCGCGAGCTGGATGACGAGAGCTGA
- a CDS encoding GAF domain-containing sensor histidine kinase: protein MTSDSRVPGGPSAEAFRAFFEAVELPAALCDLGLRPRALNAAFSRFCFEHGATVEQMMESLVGARVPEEGASCVMEVALPPGGVVVVELVRRGEWVSLVGRRESELMRGQLVVVEQALLEQARTEGVLLDLGRSVAEAGSEEELVAAVARGVKELFPGRTFCIRIIDARTGGLTSLYAEGRLKEGSREPLVLKRSAVEKMHLALESIPAGGRVVVGARVPLLFEGSTGGVSAPLVASGQLYGAINLEYPATLKEEGDLLQDERVLVQLANQVAVAVKNAKLIDELTFVRKYLEELLEKANALILVANRDKKVVVFNQAISRLTGFSKEEVLGKDVFTLVPEDEHLRLVSLMGAVLRGEAVPNFELRLRTRTGEARASFATSSTLTSQGEVEGVMAIGQDVTVVAQLEQRVIQAEKLASMGQLAASVAHEINNPMTAVVAYAESLLQRAMMVGSSGSSDTDKLKKILESGQRILRFTKDLTSYARPAKDKPERVQLHTVLDRAVGYCEHVVTQSKVKVERDYGELPLLSAVPANLEQVFVNLITNACHAMEPGGKVSLRTRQEGREAVVCVKDTGSGISQENLSRIFEPFYTTKTEGKGTGLGLSIVQRIVEKHGGKLSVESELGQGTTFTVRLPIPD, encoded by the coding sequence ATGACGAGTGACTCCCGTGTGCCGGGGGGCCCATCCGCCGAAGCCTTCCGTGCCTTCTTCGAAGCGGTGGAGTTGCCAGCGGCGCTGTGCGACCTGGGACTGAGGCCGCGGGCGCTCAATGCCGCCTTCTCGCGCTTCTGTTTCGAGCACGGGGCGACGGTGGAGCAGATGATGGAGTCGCTGGTGGGGGCGCGGGTGCCCGAGGAGGGGGCCTCGTGCGTGATGGAGGTGGCGCTGCCGCCCGGGGGCGTGGTGGTGGTGGAGCTGGTGAGGCGTGGGGAGTGGGTGTCGCTGGTGGGCCGGCGCGAGTCGGAGCTGATGAGGGGCCAGCTGGTGGTGGTGGAGCAGGCGCTGCTGGAGCAGGCGCGCACCGAGGGCGTGTTGTTGGACCTGGGGCGCAGCGTGGCGGAGGCGGGCAGCGAGGAGGAGCTGGTGGCGGCGGTGGCGCGAGGGGTGAAGGAGCTGTTCCCCGGGCGTACCTTCTGCATCCGCATCATCGACGCGCGGACAGGGGGGCTGACGAGCCTCTACGCGGAGGGCCGGCTGAAGGAGGGTTCTCGCGAGCCGCTGGTGCTCAAGCGCAGCGCGGTGGAGAAGATGCACCTGGCGCTGGAGTCCATTCCGGCGGGGGGGCGGGTGGTGGTGGGGGCGCGGGTGCCGCTGCTCTTCGAGGGCAGTACGGGCGGGGTGAGCGCGCCGCTGGTGGCCAGCGGGCAGCTCTACGGCGCCATCAACCTGGAGTACCCGGCCACGCTGAAGGAAGAGGGAGACCTGCTGCAGGACGAGCGGGTGCTGGTGCAGCTGGCCAACCAGGTGGCGGTGGCGGTGAAGAACGCGAAGCTCATCGACGAGCTGACGTTCGTGCGCAAGTACCTGGAGGAGCTGCTGGAGAAGGCGAATGCGCTCATCCTGGTGGCGAACCGGGACAAGAAGGTGGTCGTCTTCAACCAGGCGATCAGCCGGCTGACGGGTTTCAGCAAGGAGGAGGTGCTGGGGAAGGACGTCTTCACGCTGGTGCCGGAGGACGAGCACCTGCGGCTGGTGTCGCTGATGGGGGCGGTGCTGCGGGGCGAGGCGGTGCCCAACTTCGAGCTGCGGCTGCGCACGCGGACAGGGGAGGCACGGGCCTCGTTCGCCACGTCCTCGACGCTCACCTCGCAGGGGGAGGTGGAGGGGGTGATGGCGATTGGCCAGGACGTGACGGTGGTGGCGCAGCTGGAGCAGCGGGTCATCCAGGCGGAGAAGCTGGCGTCGATGGGGCAGTTGGCGGCGAGCGTGGCGCACGAAATCAACAACCCGATGACGGCGGTGGTGGCGTACGCGGAGTCACTGCTGCAGCGGGCGATGATGGTGGGGAGCTCGGGCTCGTCGGACACGGACAAGCTGAAGAAGATCCTGGAGAGCGGGCAGCGCATCCTGCGCTTCACGAAGGACCTGACGTCATACGCGAGGCCGGCGAAGGACAAACCAGAGCGGGTGCAGCTGCACACGGTGCTGGACAGGGCGGTGGGGTACTGCGAGCACGTGGTGACGCAGTCGAAGGTGAAGGTGGAGCGGGACTACGGGGAGCTGCCGCTGTTGTCGGCGGTGCCGGCGAACCTGGAGCAGGTGTTCGTGAACCTCATCACCAACGCCTGCCACGCGATGGAGCCTGGCGGGAAGGTGTCGCTGCGGACGAGGCAGGAGGGGCGCGAGGCGGTGGTCTGTGTGAAGGACACGGGGAGCGGCATCTCGCAGGAGAACCTGTCGCGTATCTTCGAGCCCTTCTACACGACGAAGACAGAAGGGAAGGGGACGGGGCTGGGCCTCTCCATCGTGCAGCGAATCGTGGAGAAGCACGGTGGGAAGCTGAGCGTGGAGAGCGAGCTGGGGCAGGGGACGACCTTCACCGTACGCCTGCCAATCCCAGATTGA
- a CDS encoding PAS domain S-box protein, whose protein sequence is MSPHESSLGVVLVPAASAAREPLVRAVARVGLRVVEEPARATIGLVDLTVPEGRSALAELLATPAGAKLSLVALVAPGEASFAALESLRPAEVVVAGAEPHELAYRLRRVAERHLEHQDSLRKQEDLKLLLELTADYAESMDVEELLHDVTRRLADRLGIGRAALVMLEHDQVSARVVAASDAPGQTDVRIELERYPEVREAARTGLPVIVEDASHHPLLEGVQSEVAARGIHTLAALPLLMRGEVRGVLLLRASGGDRRTFAPDEIDFLKTVAHATAVALRNASLLQSVRGQTEREMSARIAAEAKAASLETYHLFFANVREGVAILDDRACVLSLNPAGEKVLETSSEAAYGRHLVDVSQPLDESVLMELVTAARRGESRSDVDLMVRTPKGRRLTLSFSAAPLEDGRRAIILSFRDVTQARLLADELSHTKDFLERLIDSSVDAIVASDMQGRIILFNKGAEALCGYTAQQALSGMHVNQLYPEGVAQRIMTQLRSPDYGGRGRLSVCRQDIVHRTGQLVPVNMTASIVYEGGREVASVGIFTDLRDRMELERKLSDVETRLEESEKNAVIVALAGTAAHELNQPLTSVMGYAELLKRRLKEEDTSYKPVDIIYREAERMAEIVRKIGRITRYETKAYMGSQQILDLDKASSHDE, encoded by the coding sequence GTGTCTCCCCACGAATCCTCCCTCGGTGTCGTCCTGGTGCCCGCGGCTTCGGCCGCGCGCGAGCCGCTCGTTCGTGCGGTGGCCCGGGTGGGATTGCGCGTGGTGGAGGAGCCAGCGCGGGCCACCATCGGCCTGGTGGACCTGACGGTACCGGAGGGGAGGTCCGCCCTGGCGGAGCTGCTCGCCACGCCCGCGGGGGCGAAGCTCTCCCTGGTGGCGCTGGTGGCGCCGGGTGAGGCGTCCTTCGCGGCCCTGGAGTCCCTGCGGCCCGCCGAGGTGGTGGTGGCCGGGGCCGAGCCCCATGAGCTGGCGTACCGGTTGCGTCGTGTCGCCGAGCGCCACCTCGAGCACCAGGACTCCCTGCGGAAGCAGGAGGATTTGAAGCTCCTGCTCGAGCTCACCGCGGATTACGCCGAGAGCATGGACGTGGAGGAGCTGCTCCACGACGTCACCCGCAGGCTCGCGGACAGGCTCGGCATCGGCCGCGCGGCGCTGGTGATGCTGGAGCACGACCAGGTGTCCGCCCGCGTGGTGGCCGCCAGTGACGCTCCCGGCCAGACGGACGTGCGCATCGAGCTGGAGCGCTACCCGGAGGTGCGCGAGGCGGCACGCACGGGCCTGCCCGTCATCGTGGAGGACGCCTCCCACCACCCGTTGCTGGAGGGGGTGCAGAGCGAGGTGGCCGCGCGGGGCATCCACACGCTGGCGGCGCTGCCTCTGCTGATGCGAGGCGAGGTGCGGGGGGTGCTGCTGTTGCGCGCCTCGGGTGGGGACCGGCGCACCTTCGCGCCGGATGAGATCGACTTCCTCAAGACGGTGGCGCACGCCACGGCGGTGGCGCTGCGCAACGCCTCGCTGTTGCAGTCGGTGCGCGGGCAGACCGAGCGGGAGATGTCGGCGCGCATCGCCGCCGAGGCGAAGGCGGCCTCGCTGGAGACGTACCACCTCTTCTTCGCCAACGTGCGCGAGGGCGTGGCCATCCTCGACGACCGGGCGTGCGTGCTCAGCCTCAACCCCGCCGGGGAGAAGGTCCTGGAGACGTCCTCCGAGGCCGCCTATGGGCGCCACCTGGTGGACGTCTCCCAGCCACTGGACGAGTCGGTGCTGATGGAGCTGGTGACGGCGGCCCGGCGTGGCGAATCCCGCTCGGACGTGGACCTGATGGTGCGCACGCCGAAGGGACGGCGCCTGACGTTGAGCTTCTCCGCGGCCCCGCTGGAGGATGGCCGCCGGGCCATCATCCTCTCGTTCCGCGACGTGACGCAGGCGCGGCTGCTGGCCGACGAGCTGAGCCACACCAAGGACTTCCTGGAGCGGCTCATCGACTCGTCGGTGGACGCCATCGTCGCCTCGGACATGCAGGGCCGCATCATCCTCTTCAACAAGGGGGCCGAGGCGCTCTGTGGCTACACCGCGCAGCAGGCGCTCAGTGGCATGCACGTGAACCAGCTGTACCCGGAGGGGGTGGCCCAGCGCATCATGACGCAACTGCGCAGTCCGGATTACGGCGGGCGGGGCCGGTTGTCGGTGTGCAGGCAGGACATCGTCCACCGCACGGGGCAGCTGGTTCCGGTGAACATGACGGCCTCCATCGTCTACGAGGGAGGGCGCGAGGTGGCCAGCGTGGGCATCTTCACGGACCTGCGTGACCGCATGGAGCTGGAGCGCAAGCTGTCGGACGTGGAGACGCGGCTGGAGGAGAGCGAGAAGAACGCCGTCATCGTCGCGCTCGCGGGCACGGCCGCCCACGAGCTCAACCAGCCGCTCACTTCGGTGATGGGCTACGCCGAGCTGCTCAAGCGCCGGCTGAAGGAGGAGGACACCTCCTACAAGCCGGTGGACATCATCTACCGCGAGGCCGAGCGCATGGCGGAGATCGTCCGGAAGATTGGACGCATCACGCGCTACGAGACGAAGGCCTACATGGGCTCGCAGCAGATCCTGGACCTGGACAAAGCCAGCTCTCATGACGAGTGA
- a CDS encoding right-handed parallel beta-helix repeat-containing protein, giving the protein MRIRWLLPVVPPAVLIGALACGERGGPIPSDDELPTLDGTASAPQPAPKPPASPPPPSPTPSPPTSSTTPPPTASPPAQSAPPPAPPPAPSPPPPPAPPPPPEFSRILWVAPGGSDTAAGTERAPFRTVGKALSLLQPGEAVFLKTGTYTERLRFDSRDGAPGRYLTVKAAPGAKPVIKPAGSGTTLLDVRRAYWRVEGLTLDVAGQDSFAAFWRGPGAHHGILRGCTLKNGTSGAGVNIAERASDVLIEDNAIFNFQRSGDSHGVVVQTNSKNVVVRGNDIHHNSGDGVQCLGSEGGATEPGTPFDNLLVEDNDLHENQENGADIKTCTRVTLRGNRIWGHRRSSSSAGEGVVVHLSARDVTLEDNEVRDNGRGINIGGVRQGSPPTHIVLRRNLVLDGYGEDGNEGTGIRIDTAVNVKVHHNTVWNMPGHCLGFGNGDSGPSQDVEARNNIFGACAIVVRAGSQRSGGSFDGNLYFSPEGHVSFRVDGKSPDLAGWRSATRWDAHSVEKEPGFQDAEAGDFRLAPSSPARNEGLSLGQAFCGSAPDMGARESDCP; this is encoded by the coding sequence ATGCGCATCAGGTGGTTGCTGCCGGTCGTCCCTCCCGCTGTCCTCATCGGAGCCCTCGCGTGTGGTGAGCGGGGTGGGCCGATTCCATCCGACGACGAGCTTCCCACCCTCGACGGGACTGCCTCCGCACCGCAACCGGCACCCAAGCCGCCAGCGTCGCCCCCGCCTCCGTCCCCCACGCCGTCGCCCCCCACCTCCAGCACGACGCCTCCTCCCACCGCGAGCCCGCCCGCTCAGTCCGCGCCACCTCCGGCGCCGCCTCCCGCGCCTTCACCGCCGCCGCCTCCCGCGCCTCCACCGCCGCCCGAGTTCTCCCGCATCCTCTGGGTGGCGCCTGGCGGCAGCGACACCGCGGCGGGCACGGAGCGCGCGCCCTTTCGCACCGTGGGCAAGGCGCTCTCGCTGCTACAACCGGGCGAGGCCGTCTTCCTCAAGACGGGCACGTACACGGAGCGCCTGCGGTTCGACTCGCGGGACGGCGCGCCCGGCCGCTATCTCACGGTGAAGGCCGCGCCCGGCGCGAAGCCCGTCATCAAACCCGCTGGCAGTGGCACGACGCTGTTGGACGTGCGCCGCGCGTATTGGCGCGTGGAGGGGCTCACCCTCGATGTGGCGGGGCAGGACTCCTTCGCCGCCTTCTGGCGTGGCCCGGGGGCGCACCACGGCATCCTGCGTGGCTGCACATTGAAGAACGGCACCAGCGGCGCGGGCGTCAACATCGCCGAGCGGGCCAGTGACGTCCTCATCGAGGACAACGCCATCTTCAACTTCCAGCGCTCCGGCGACAGCCACGGGGTCGTCGTGCAGACCAACTCGAAGAACGTGGTCGTCCGGGGCAACGACATCCACCACAACTCGGGTGACGGGGTGCAGTGCCTGGGGTCCGAGGGCGGCGCCACCGAGCCCGGGACGCCCTTCGACAACCTGCTCGTCGAGGACAACGACCTGCACGAGAACCAGGAGAATGGCGCGGACATCAAGACGTGCACGCGCGTCACCCTGCGCGGCAACCGCATCTGGGGCCACCGCCGCTCCTCCTCCTCGGCGGGAGAGGGCGTGGTGGTGCACCTGTCCGCTCGCGACGTCACGCTCGAGGACAACGAGGTGCGCGACAATGGTAGGGGCATCAACATCGGTGGGGTGCGTCAGGGCTCACCACCCACCCACATCGTCCTGCGGCGCAACCTCGTCCTCGACGGCTACGGGGAGGATGGCAACGAGGGCACCGGCATCCGCATTGACACCGCGGTCAACGTGAAGGTGCACCATAACACCGTGTGGAACATGCCTGGCCACTGCCTGGGCTTCGGCAACGGCGACTCCGGCCCCAGCCAGGACGTGGAGGCACGCAACAACATTTTTGGTGCCTGCGCCATCGTGGTGCGGGCCGGCTCCCAGCGTTCCGGGGGCTCCTTCGACGGCAACCTCTATTTCTCCCCCGAGGGGCATGTCTCCTTCCGGGTGGATGGGAAGTCCCCGGACCTCGCTGGCTGGCGGAGCGCCACCCGCTGGGACGCACACTCCGTGGAGAAAGAGCCCGGTTTCCAGGACGCGGAGGCTGGGGACTTCCGGCTGGCGCCCTCCTCTCCGGCCCGGAACGAGGGCCTGTCCCTCGGGCAGGCCTTCTGCGGTTCGGCACCTGACATGGGGGCGCGGGAGTCTGACTGCCCCTGA
- a CDS encoding MBL fold metallo-hydrolase, whose product MKKVFLSALLLPGLALAQTQDFSKVQVKSIPVAGNVHMLEGAGGNIGVSVGPDGVLIVDDQFAPLAPKIRAAFGKLAKSQGKGAKGSLEYVLNTHWHFDHTGSNAVFGREGRIVAHSHVRTRLINGLESAALGMKIPPAPKEALPVITYDQGLSIFFNGEEIQVTHLPSGHTDGDSMVYFTGSNVLHLGDQFTVDKYPFVDLESGGSLEGYLRNVERVLQTLPAGVKIIPGHGALSGREQLEAFAEMLRETVSLVKGKIAAGKTLDQVKAEGMPEKFKSWGDGFIKQDMWLTIAYRSLSGQKPEPAQK is encoded by the coding sequence ATGAAGAAGGTCTTCCTCTCAGCGCTGCTGCTGCCCGGCCTGGCGCTGGCCCAGACGCAGGATTTCTCGAAGGTGCAGGTGAAGTCCATTCCGGTGGCGGGCAACGTGCACATGCTCGAGGGCGCGGGAGGCAACATCGGCGTGTCCGTGGGCCCGGACGGGGTGCTCATCGTGGACGACCAGTTCGCGCCCCTGGCGCCGAAGATTCGCGCGGCGTTCGGCAAGCTGGCCAAGAGCCAGGGCAAGGGCGCGAAGGGGTCGCTGGAGTACGTGCTGAATACGCACTGGCACTTCGACCACACGGGCAGCAACGCGGTCTTCGGTCGCGAGGGCCGCATCGTGGCGCACTCGCACGTGCGCACGCGGCTGATCAACGGGCTCGAGAGCGCGGCGCTCGGGATGAAGATTCCTCCCGCGCCCAAGGAGGCGCTGCCGGTCATCACCTACGACCAGGGGCTCTCCATCTTCTTCAACGGCGAGGAGATCCAGGTGACGCACCTGCCCTCGGGCCACACCGATGGCGACAGCATGGTGTACTTCACCGGCTCCAACGTGCTGCACCTGGGGGACCAGTTCACCGTGGACAAGTACCCCTTCGTCGACCTGGAGAGCGGAGGCTCGCTGGAGGGCTACCTGCGCAACGTGGAGCGGGTGCTCCAGACGCTGCCCGCGGGGGTGAAGATCATCCCGGGCCACGGTGCGCTCTCGGGGCGTGAGCAGCTCGAGGCCTTCGCGGAGATGCTGCGCGAGACGGTGTCCCTGGTGAAGGGGAAGATCGCCGCGGGCAAGACGCTCGACCAGGTGAAGGCCGAGGGGATGCCCGAGAAGTTCAAGAGCTGGGGCGATGGCTTCATCAAGCAGGACATGTGGCTGACGATCGCGTACCGGAGCTTGAGCGGGCAGAAGCCGGAGCCGGCGCAGAAGTAG
- a CDS encoding PilZ domain-containing protein, producing MSELRAFPRHPHRLVVRLRGMLPVRTRDVSDGGFQADMLQPLHRGSTVRGSLTLDGEELPFEGEVVWIRVEGGGPTVRGRYAVRFTSGAEGFRQRFHTWRRRQGHRLVRWFT from the coding sequence ATGTCCGAGCTCCGTGCCTTCCCGCGTCATCCCCATCGGCTCGTCGTCCGGCTGCGGGGGATGCTGCCCGTGCGCACCCGCGACGTGTCCGACGGCGGCTTCCAGGCGGACATGCTCCAACCCCTGCACCGGGGGAGCACCGTACGGGGCTCGCTCACCCTGGACGGCGAGGAGCTGCCCTTCGAGGGCGAGGTCGTGTGGATCCGTGTGGAGGGAGGCGGCCCCACCGTGCGCGGCCGTTACGCGGTGCGCTTCACCTCGGGGGCCGAGGGCTTCCGCCAACGCTTCCACACGTGGCGGCGCCGGCAGGGCCACCGGCTGGTGCGTTGGTTCACGTAG